Below is a window of Desulfuromonadales bacterium DNA.
GACGACGAAGCCGACCGGATCGAAGCCCGCTGTGCCGGCCTGGCTGACTGCGCGCTGGTCTACGTCGCCGAAATCGGTGGCCCGGCGGCCGCCCGCCTGGTGGCCAAGAAGATTCACCCGATCAAGAGCAAGGAACGGGAGCCGATAGCCACCGTCGTCGAAAAGCTCCAGGAAGTCCTGCGCGGCAGTCCTCCCCCCTGGCTGCGCAAGGCGATGTTGAAGGGGGAAAGACCCGGATTTGTAGAACGATAACCGACAATTCGTCCCATAGGACCCATATGTCCTATAGGACCTATACCCAAAAAAGGAGAATCAACATGGCTTTCTACACCGGCAAAACCAAAGGCGGCAAGGAGTGGACCCCCACCTTCATCGACGCGATCGACCACGAGAAATGCATCGGCTGCGGCCGCTGCTTCAAGGCCTGCTCGCGCAGCGTGCTCGGCCCCGAGGACCTGGAGGACGAGGAGTCCGAATCGGTCCGCATGGTCATGAGCATCGTCAACGCCGATAACTGCGTCGGCTGCGTCGGCTGCGGCGTGACCTGCAGCAAGAAGGCGTTCTCGTTCAAACCGCTGATGGTTTGAAACCATAGGACTCATAGGACCTACAGGACCCATAAGACTTATTACGGAGTTTTTTATGCGCATCGCCATCGCATCGAAATCGGGCACCGAGGTCGACCAGCACTTCGGCCATGCCGAACGTTTCCTGATCTACGACTTCAACCAGGGGAATCCCCGGCAGGTGGGCGAGGTGCAGGTGGAGAAGTACTGCTCCTTCGATCCCGACCACCCCTTCCGGCATAGTCAGTTCGACGCCATCGTCGAGGCCCTCCAGGGGTGCAAGGCGGTGATCACCGCCATGATCGGCGACTACCCCCGCCAGGAGCTGGAGAAGGCGGGCCTCACCCACGTCGTCGCCGTCGGACCGATCGACACCGCCCTGCGCACTGCCCACGCCGCCCTCTGCGGCTGCGCCTGCCAGGGACCGAAGAAATGCGAGAAACCGTAGGGGCAATTCATGAATTGCCCCCGCACCACACATGATTAAAAAGTGCCCTTCCAGGGTTGCAATTGCCTCAGGCATGGGCAGGAGGGGGATTGAGGGACCCTTCCTGCCCCTTTTTTTCGCCTGTCTTCAGGGGGTAAACTCTGGCACGGCGAATGCAATCTGAAAAATCAGACCAGCGGTACAAGGACGTACCCGTTACCGAACAAGGCAAGGAAGCCCCGGCGGATAATGATCCCCCCGGGGCTTTTTTAACTTCACGGGCAAAGGCGCTTTCCGTTTTCACCACGGAAGCGCCTTTTGTCGTTCAGCGGCAAAGGAGACGAGCCATGGCCACGCCCTGTCAGATGATGAAGAGACAGTCCGATCACCCCTGCTTCGGCGGCGACCACAGCAAGGCCGGCCGGATGCACCTGCCGGTGGCGCCGGGGTGCAACATCAAATGCGGCTTCTGCGAGCGCAAGTTCGACTGCGCCAACGAAAGCCGGCCCGGGGTCACCAGCCGGGTGCTCAGCCCCGAGGAAGGTCTGGAGCGGGTCAACCTGGTGCTGCGTCACCCGCAGATCGGCGCGACCATGAAGGTGGTCGGCATCGCCGGTCCCGGCGACCCCCTGGCCAACCCCAACACCTTCAGGACCTTCCGCCTGGTCAAGGCGGCGCACCCGCAGCTGACCCTCTGCCTCTCCACCAACGGCCTGCTGCTGCCGGAGAAGGTCGACGAGATTCTGGAGCTGGGGGTGCACAGCGTCACCGTCACCGTCAACGCCCTCACCCCGGAAACCGGGGCGAAGGTCTACGAATGGGTCAACCTGCACGGCCGGCGCCTGCAGGGGGAGGAAGGGGCGGCGGTGCTCCTCGAGCGGCAGCTCGAAGGCATCCGCGCGGTGGTAGCGGCCGGCCTGCTGGTCAAGATCAACTCGGTCTACATCCCCGGCGTCAACGACCATGAAACGCTGCCGCTGGCAGTCAAGGCGCGGGAACTGGGGGCGACCATGATGAACATCCTGCCGGTGATCCCCATCGGCCGCTTCCGCGACGTCGAGCCCCCTTCCGAAGCAGTGATGGAAATGGTGCGCAACCAGGCCGAACTGATCCTCTCCCAGGCCCGCCACTGCAAGCAGTGCCGCGCCGACGCGGTGGGGCTGATCGGCAGGGATCTGGATCTGGCGACGCTGCAGGCGGGGTGAGCGGGCTGGGGCACGGCGCGCCGTGCCCCTACCACCGTCTCCTAAGATGTGCTACTCTCCTTCGGCCACTCTGGAGAGAACCACCATGCTGAGAAAAGCCGGTCTACTACTGATCTTGTTTTCTTTGTGCTTAGCTTCCGTTGCGGTGGCCGGTGCTATCCGCCTCTCCGTCGCCGTTAGTCTCACCGACGCGATGAACGAAATCTGCGCCGACTATTCCAGGGCACATCCCGGCACGGCCTGCCGCCCCAATTATGGCGGATCGGGCACCCTGGCCAAGCAGATTGCCGCCGGCGCCCCGGCCGATCTCTTCATCTCGGCCAATCCGCAGTGGATCGAGTTCCTGGTCGGCGAAAAGCGGCTTGCAGTCGATACGGTGGGGATTCTGGCCGCCAACACCCTGGTCTTCGTCGGGCCGAAGGGGCGGGCATCCTCACTGGCCGACCTGCCGAAACTGAAGCGCATCGCCATCGGCAGCCCGCGGAGCGTTCCGGCCGGCCAGTACGCCGAGGAGGCGATGAAGAAAGCCGGCGTTTACGACACGCTCGCGGCGGCAGGCAAACTGGTCATGGCCCAGGACG
It encodes the following:
- a CDS encoding NifB/NifX family molybdenum-iron cluster-binding protein, with the protein product DDEADRIEARCAGLADCALVYVAEIGGPAAARLVAKKIHPIKSKEREPIATVVEKLQEVLRGSPPPWLRKAMLKGERPGFVER
- the fdxB gene encoding ferredoxin III, nif-specific, translated to MAFYTGKTKGGKEWTPTFIDAIDHEKCIGCGRCFKACSRSVLGPEDLEDEESESVRMVMSIVNADNCVGCVGCGVTCSKKAFSFKPLMV
- a CDS encoding NifB/NifX family molybdenum-iron cluster-binding protein gives rise to the protein MRIAIASKSGTEVDQHFGHAERFLIYDFNQGNPRQVGEVQVEKYCSFDPDHPFRHSQFDAIVEALQGCKAVITAMIGDYPRQELEKAGLTHVVAVGPIDTALRTAHAALCGCACQGPKKCEKP
- a CDS encoding radical SAM protein, whose amino-acid sequence is MATPCQMMKRQSDHPCFGGDHSKAGRMHLPVAPGCNIKCGFCERKFDCANESRPGVTSRVLSPEEGLERVNLVLRHPQIGATMKVVGIAGPGDPLANPNTFRTFRLVKAAHPQLTLCLSTNGLLLPEKVDEILELGVHSVTVTVNALTPETGAKVYEWVNLHGRRLQGEEGAAVLLERQLEGIRAVVAAGLLVKINSVYIPGVNDHETLPLAVKARELGATMMNILPVIPIGRFRDVEPPSEAVMEMVRNQAELILSQARHCKQCRADAVGLIGRDLDLATLQAG
- the modA gene encoding molybdate ABC transporter substrate-binding protein → MLRKAGLLLILFSLCLASVAVAGAIRLSVAVSLTDAMNEICADYSRAHPGTACRPNYGGSGTLAKQIAAGAPADLFISANPQWIEFLVGEKRLAVDTVGILAANTLVFVGPKGRASSLADLPKLKRIAIGSPRSVPAGQYAEEAMKKAGVYDTLAAAGKLVMAQD